From Pseudomonas alcaligenes, a single genomic window includes:
- a CDS encoding phage integrase N-terminal domain-containing protein yields MDKLGWDFVQQQKHNRDGSYSTQAARSATLSLSARQLRELGYRNLRANTLGQRHLRALVQHWQTSGVSAATIKNRMAHLRWSCEKAGRAGVAKISNDDLGIARRSYVAKESRARDLPKANLEAITDPYVRFSLRLQAEFGLRREESIKFIAAVADKGGHLELKGSWTKGGKAREIPIRTRAQEELLTEVHAFTRMRSLIPAELSYKQQLKQYERQIAAAGLSKMHGLRHLYAQRRYLELTGKQAPAVKASINGHLLAGAESGWLGKVAIPSAEAAITPPLSDREARLLISHELGHERIAITNTYLGSPNA; encoded by the coding sequence ATGGACAAGCTCGGCTGGGATTTCGTCCAGCAACAGAAACATAACCGAGACGGCTCGTATTCAACTCAGGCCGCGCGCTCAGCAACGCTGAGCCTCAGCGCCCGCCAGTTGCGCGAGCTGGGTTACCGCAACCTACGAGCCAACACACTCGGCCAACGCCACCTCCGCGCGCTGGTTCAGCATTGGCAAACCTCCGGCGTATCTGCAGCAACTATCAAAAACCGCATGGCCCATCTGCGCTGGTCGTGCGAGAAAGCCGGCCGCGCAGGTGTTGCCAAGATCAGTAACGACGACCTGGGTATCGCTCGCCGCTCATACGTCGCCAAAGAAAGCCGTGCCCGGGATCTGCCGAAGGCAAACCTCGAAGCGATCACCGATCCGTACGTTCGATTCAGCCTCCGCCTGCAAGCCGAGTTCGGACTACGCAGGGAAGAGTCCATCAAATTCATCGCCGCAGTTGCCGACAAAGGCGGACACCTTGAGCTCAAAGGCAGTTGGACGAAAGGCGGGAAAGCCCGAGAAATCCCGATCCGTACGCGGGCCCAGGAAGAGCTACTCACCGAAGTACATGCCTTCACTCGTATGAGAAGCCTCATCCCAGCCGAGCTCAGCTACAAGCAACAGCTGAAGCAGTACGAACGCCAGATTGCTGCAGCTGGCCTCAGCAAGATGCACGGGCTGCGGCACCTCTACGCCCAACGCCGTTATCTCGAGTTGACCGGCAAGCAAGCACCGGCAGTGAAGGCCTCAATCAACGGCCATCTGCTTGCAGGAGCGGAGTCCGGCTGGCTTGGAAAGGTCGCCATTCCCAGCGCCGAAGCAGCAATAACGCCCCCTCTTAGTGATCGCGAAGCCCGGCTGCTTATCTCGCACGAACTCGGCCATGAGCGGATCGCAATCACTAACACCTATCTCGGCTCCCCTAACGCCTGA
- a CDS encoding mannose-1-phosphate guanylyltransferase/mannose-6-phosphate isomerase — protein sequence MLYPVIICGGAGSRLWPASREKHPKPFLPLPDGQCLLQKTLLRAARLEGVNDILTVTNQELFFTTEDLYRTVKQSPEIALNYILEPTGRNTAAAIASAALYLLRRHGPDATMLVLPADHLIQDEKAFANAAQQAKALAQEGYLVTFGIEPTYAETGFGYIEADTSGNLEQGMRVTRFVEKPDLATAQGYCAAGNFYWNSGMFCFQAGVLVNEMRAHSPDVLDAVEATLAASTYSDNDQRLRLDASSFSKAPDVSIDYALMERSDHVATVPCAIGWSDIGSWSAMSELVKADAQGNRFTGETVQHSATNNFVHSPDRLTALVGVQDLIVVDTPDALLITHRAHAQDVKHIAGQLKHSGHEAYLAHRTVHRPWGTYTTLEEGERFKIKRIVVKPGASLSLQMHHHRSEHWIVVSGVALVINGDSELILNSNESTFIPAGHKHRLANPGVIELVLIEVQSGDYLGENDIVRFDDKYGRS from the coding sequence ATGTTGTACCCCGTGATTATCTGCGGTGGCGCTGGTAGCCGCCTGTGGCCCGCCTCCCGCGAGAAGCACCCGAAACCGTTCCTGCCGCTGCCTGACGGCCAGTGTTTGCTCCAGAAAACCCTGCTTCGGGCGGCCCGCCTTGAGGGCGTTAACGACATCCTGACCGTTACCAATCAAGAGCTGTTCTTCACCACCGAAGACCTCTACCGGACAGTCAAACAGTCGCCAGAAATTGCGCTCAACTACATTCTCGAACCGACTGGCCGTAACACAGCAGCGGCCATTGCTAGTGCGGCGCTCTATCTACTGCGTCGCCACGGTCCTGATGCCACCATGCTGGTGCTTCCTGCCGACCATCTGATCCAAGATGAAAAAGCCTTCGCCAATGCAGCCCAGCAGGCCAAGGCATTAGCTCAGGAGGGTTATCTGGTGACCTTCGGCATCGAGCCGACCTATGCCGAAACGGGTTTTGGCTATATAGAAGCCGACACCAGCGGCAACCTTGAGCAAGGCATGCGCGTCACGCGCTTCGTGGAAAAACCGGATTTGGCGACCGCACAAGGCTATTGCGCTGCCGGCAACTTCTACTGGAACTCGGGCATGTTCTGCTTCCAGGCCGGCGTACTGGTCAATGAGATGCGAGCTCACTCCCCGGATGTACTTGATGCAGTGGAGGCCACGCTCGCAGCTTCGACCTACTCGGATAACGACCAACGGCTCCGCCTTGATGCCAGTAGCTTCAGCAAGGCTCCGGACGTCTCTATCGACTATGCCTTGATGGAGCGCTCCGATCATGTCGCGACTGTTCCCTGCGCCATCGGCTGGAGCGATATCGGTTCATGGTCCGCCATGAGCGAGCTAGTCAAGGCTGACGCACAGGGCAATCGCTTCACCGGCGAGACAGTGCAGCACTCTGCGACCAACAACTTCGTGCATAGCCCTGATCGCCTGACGGCACTCGTTGGCGTACAGGATCTCATCGTGGTGGACACTCCCGACGCGCTTCTAATCACGCATAGAGCACATGCCCAGGATGTCAAACACATTGCAGGGCAACTCAAGCACAGCGGGCATGAGGCCTATCTGGCGCACCGCACTGTTCATCGCCCCTGGGGAACCTATACAACACTTGAGGAAGGCGAGCGCTTTAAGATCAAGCGCATCGTCGTTAAGCCTGGAGCCTCACTCTCCCTACAGATGCATCATCATCGCAGCGAGCACTGGATTGTGGTCAGCGGCGTAGCACTGGTCATCAATGGTGATAGCGAGCTGATCCTGAATAGCAACGAATCGACGTTCATTCCCGCGGGCCACAAGCACCGCCTCGCCAACCCCGGGGTCATCGAGCTAGTCCTCATTGAGGTGCAGAGCGGTGACTATCTGGGCGAAAACGACATCGTGCGATTCGATGACAAGTACGGCCGGTCATAA
- a CDS encoding glycosyltransferase family 4 protein — translation MKVLHFYKTYYPDSVGGVEQVIFQIASGVADLGISTDVLSLSKQATPQPVDLGSHKAYKAKLNLQIASTGFSLSALGMFRKLAREADIIHYHFPWPFMDLVHLASRPNKPSLVTYHSDIVRQATLLKLYRPLMHSFLGSVDAIVATSPNYLYSSPVLRRHCDRTRVIPIGLDKAAYPAPSPANRNRWRQLCGERFFLFVGVLRYYKGLHILLEAMKGAPYKLVIVGAGPVEEELKTQAQANRLDNVFFVGAVSDDDKVALLDLCYAVTFPSNLRSEAFGISLLEGAMYGKPMISSEIGTGTSYINQHAQTGLVVPPSDPVAFRQAMDHLWAHPEQAKQMGRQAENRYWEYFTAKRMAEGYDNLYRQLLAQHGQNSSRVATPTS, via the coding sequence ATGAAGGTATTGCACTTCTATAAGACCTATTATCCCGACTCTGTCGGCGGGGTCGAACAGGTCATTTTTCAGATCGCCAGCGGCGTTGCCGACTTGGGCATCAGCACTGATGTGCTCTCGCTCAGCAAACAAGCCACCCCGCAGCCTGTCGATCTGGGCAGTCACAAGGCTTACAAGGCCAAGTTGAACCTGCAGATAGCGTCTACTGGATTCTCCCTCTCAGCATTAGGCATGTTCCGCAAGCTGGCTAGGGAGGCCGACATCATCCACTACCACTTCCCCTGGCCCTTCATGGATCTGGTGCATCTGGCCAGCCGCCCGAACAAACCCAGTCTGGTCACTTACCACTCCGACATTGTGCGCCAGGCGACGCTACTCAAACTGTATCGCCCGCTGATGCACAGCTTCTTGGGCAGCGTCGACGCCATAGTGGCAACATCACCGAACTATCTGTACAGCAGCCCGGTCCTTCGGCGACATTGCGACAGAACCCGAGTGATCCCCATAGGGCTGGACAAGGCTGCCTACCCCGCGCCCTCACCAGCCAACCGTAATCGCTGGCGGCAACTCTGTGGCGAACGATTCTTCCTATTCGTGGGCGTTCTACGCTACTACAAAGGGCTGCATATCCTACTTGAGGCGATGAAAGGTGCGCCCTATAAGCTAGTGATAGTCGGTGCGGGCCCGGTTGAGGAGGAGCTCAAGACCCAGGCTCAAGCCAACCGACTGGATAACGTTTTCTTTGTCGGCGCCGTATCCGACGACGACAAGGTTGCCTTGCTAGACCTCTGCTATGCCGTTACCTTCCCCTCCAACCTGCGCTCGGAAGCCTTTGGCATCTCCCTGCTGGAAGGCGCCATGTACGGCAAGCCGATGATCTCCAGCGAGATAGGCACAGGCACTAGCTACATCAACCAGCATGCGCAAACCGGGCTGGTAGTCCCCCCGAGCGACCCCGTGGCTTTCCGACAGGCCATGGATCACCTGTGGGCACATCCCGAGCAGGCCAAGCAGATGGGACGCCAGGCAGAAAACCGGTATTGGGAATACTTTACCGCCAAACGCATGGCGGAAGGTTACGACAACCTCTACCGACAACTGCTTGCCCAGCACGGCCAGAACAGCAGCAGGGTGGCTACCCCCACGTCCTGA
- the gmd gene encoding GDP-mannose 4,6-dehydratase: MPRKVALITGVTGQDGAYLARFLLEKGYEVHGIKRRASSFNTDRIDDLYQDPHTKNRNLILHYGDLTDTSNLVRIIQQCQPDEIYNLGAQSHVAVSFESPEYTADVDAMGALRVLEAIRILGLEKKTRFYQASTSELYGLVQEIPQKETTPFYPRSPYAVAKQFAFWMTVNYREAYGIYGCNGILFNHESPLRGETFVTRKITRGLTRIAVGLQDCLYMGNMNALRDWGHARDYVEMQWLMLQQDKPDDYVIATGRQYSVRQFIEVSAKELGVSIEWRGEAEEEVCVVVDVANEAVTGMKAGDIIVRVDPRYYRPTEVETLLGDPSKAKRDLGWEPKISFEELVAEMISEDLKLAQRDALVEQSGYKIMSYHE; the protein is encoded by the coding sequence ATGCCCCGTAAAGTTGCACTCATTACTGGCGTAACGGGACAGGACGGCGCCTACCTCGCGCGCTTCCTGCTGGAAAAAGGCTACGAAGTTCATGGCATCAAGCGTCGCGCCTCCTCCTTCAATACCGATCGCATCGACGATCTGTACCAGGATCCGCACACCAAGAACCGCAACCTGATCCTGCACTACGGCGACCTGACCGATACCAGCAACCTGGTGCGCATCATCCAGCAGTGCCAGCCGGACGAGATCTACAACCTCGGCGCCCAGAGCCATGTGGCTGTTTCCTTCGAGTCCCCCGAGTACACCGCAGACGTTGATGCCATGGGTGCCCTGCGAGTTCTCGAAGCCATACGCATCCTCGGCCTGGAAAAGAAGACCCGTTTCTACCAGGCCTCGACCTCCGAGCTCTATGGCCTGGTGCAGGAAATCCCACAGAAGGAGACCACGCCCTTCTACCCGCGTTCACCCTATGCAGTTGCCAAGCAGTTCGCCTTCTGGATGACGGTCAACTATCGCGAGGCATATGGCATCTACGGCTGCAACGGCATCCTCTTCAACCACGAATCGCCGCTGCGCGGCGAAACCTTCGTCACCCGCAAGATCACTCGCGGCCTGACCCGTATCGCCGTAGGCCTGCAGGACTGCCTGTACATGGGCAACATGAACGCCCTGCGCGACTGGGGCCATGCCCGCGACTACGTGGAAATGCAGTGGCTCATGCTGCAGCAGGACAAGCCTGACGACTATGTCATCGCCACCGGCCGCCAGTACTCGGTACGCCAGTTCATCGAAGTCTCGGCCAAGGAGCTGGGCGTCAGCATCGAGTGGCGCGGCGAGGCCGAGGAAGAAGTCTGCGTGGTCGTCGACGTGGCCAACGAGGCCGTGACCGGCATGAAGGCCGGAGACATCATCGTGCGCGTCGACCCACGGTACTATCGCCCGACCGAAGTGGAAACCCTGCTCGGCGACCCCTCCAAGGCCAAGCGCGACCTAGGCTGGGAACCGAAGATCAGCTTCGAGGAGCTGGTGGCCGAAATGATCAGCGAAGACCTCAAGCTGGCGCAGCGTGATGCGCTGGTCGAGCAGAGCGGCTACAAGATCATGTCCTACCACGAGTAA
- a CDS encoding GDP-L-fucose synthase, protein MHKLPLNTRIYVAGHRGMVGSAIVRKLQAEGYQNIITRTHAELDLTSQPAVQAFFQENPVDYVVLAAAKVGGIHANNEYPADFIYENLMIQCNVIHQAFAAGVRKLLFLGSSCIYPKLASQPMQENALLTDVLESTNEPYAVAKIAGIKLCESYNRQHGTDYRSVMPTNLYGPYDNYHPENSHVIPALIRRFHEAKQAKAEEVVIWGTGTPMREFLHVDDMAAACLHVMNIDTDTYQANTQPMLSHINVGTGTDVTIHELAQTLAEVVGFSGKVVFDTSKPDGTPRKLMDVSRLKRLGWQASIELKEGLASAYEWYVAHQHNHTTRL, encoded by the coding sequence ATGCACAAGCTCCCTCTCAACACCCGTATCTACGTGGCCGGTCATCGTGGCATGGTCGGCTCCGCCATCGTGCGCAAGCTCCAGGCCGAGGGTTACCAAAATATCATCACGCGCACCCACGCCGAGCTGGATCTGACCTCGCAGCCGGCCGTCCAGGCATTTTTCCAGGAGAACCCGGTCGACTACGTCGTGCTGGCCGCCGCCAAGGTCGGCGGGATACATGCCAACAACGAATATCCGGCCGACTTCATCTACGAAAACCTGATGATCCAGTGCAACGTCATTCATCAGGCGTTCGCAGCCGGGGTTCGCAAACTGCTGTTCCTCGGCAGCTCCTGCATCTACCCGAAGCTGGCCAGCCAGCCCATGCAGGAAAACGCCTTGCTGACCGACGTACTGGAGAGCACCAACGAGCCCTATGCGGTAGCCAAGATCGCCGGCATCAAGCTCTGCGAGTCGTACAACCGGCAACATGGCACCGACTACCGCTCGGTTATGCCGACCAACCTCTACGGTCCGTACGACAACTACCACCCGGAAAACAGCCATGTGATTCCGGCACTGATTCGCCGTTTCCACGAGGCCAAGCAGGCCAAGGCTGAAGAGGTAGTGATCTGGGGCACAGGCACGCCCATGCGCGAGTTCCTGCATGTCGATGACATGGCTGCAGCCTGCCTGCATGTCATGAATATCGATACCGATACTTATCAGGCCAACACGCAGCCCATGCTGTCCCACATCAATGTGGGTACCGGGACTGACGTCACCATCCACGAGCTGGCCCAGACCCTGGCCGAAGTCGTTGGTTTCAGTGGCAAAGTGGTCTTCGACACCAGCAAACCTGATGGCACGCCTAGAAAGCTGATGGATGTTAGCCGCTTGAAACGACTTGGCTGGCAGGCCTCGATTGAACTGAAGGAAGGGCTGGCGTCTGCATATGAGTGGTATGTGGCCCACCAGCACAACCACACTACTCGGCTCTAG
- a CDS encoding ABC transporter permease, which produces MLFTFTKDLYKLRNIILELVKRDYQQQNQGSYLGFIWNYLQPLLFVSVLYGVIAFGFRHTPNNTEIPFGLYLLSGMTCWLYFSSNLISITGVIRSYSFLVKKIEFRLSILPLVKLLSSLPPHAVLVTLMLLLAHFNGFTLGLHNLQLLYYYLCMAVFLMGFGWITSAASLFVRDITNGIAVITQFGLWLTPIFWNAQTLPEQHQWLLRLNPANYLVTGYRDSLSGGHYFWERPEDMLAYWAITAITLVIGAITFKRLKPHFAEVI; this is translated from the coding sequence ATGCTTTTCACCTTCACCAAAGACCTTTACAAGCTCAGAAATATAATTCTCGAGCTTGTAAAGCGAGACTATCAGCAGCAGAACCAAGGCTCCTATTTGGGGTTCATCTGGAATTACCTGCAGCCCCTGCTCTTCGTCAGCGTGCTGTATGGCGTTATTGCATTTGGCTTCCGACATACTCCAAACAATACCGAAATTCCTTTTGGCCTATACCTTCTCAGCGGCATGACCTGCTGGCTATATTTCTCCTCCAACTTGATCTCGATAACCGGTGTCATTCGATCCTATTCCTTTCTTGTGAAAAAAATTGAATTCCGCCTGAGCATCCTGCCCTTGGTCAAGCTATTGAGCTCACTGCCTCCTCATGCCGTGCTTGTAACGCTGATGCTACTGCTGGCCCATTTCAATGGCTTTACCCTCGGCCTCCACAACCTGCAGCTGCTCTATTATTACCTCTGCATGGCAGTCTTCTTAATGGGCTTTGGCTGGATTACCTCTGCCGCCAGCCTGTTCGTACGCGACATCACGAATGGCATCGCGGTGATCACCCAGTTCGGCCTTTGGCTAACGCCTATATTCTGGAACGCGCAGACCCTGCCAGAACAGCATCAATGGTTGCTTCGCCTGAATCCGGCAAACTACCTTGTCACCGGTTATCGGGACAGTCTCAGCGGCGGCCATTACTTCTGGGAGCGCCCCGAAGACATGCTGGCATATTGGGCCATCACAGCCATTACACTCGTTATTGGCGCGATCACCTTTAAACGATTGAAACCGCATTTCGCAGAGGTGATCTAG
- a CDS encoding ABC transporter ATP-binding protein, whose amino-acid sequence MDNLAISIQDVSKAYKLYKSSSDRLKEALHPLARKYHRDFYAVRNLSLDIGKGDIIGILGRNGCGKSTLLKLISGVLQPNTGSIRVNGKITALLELGAGFNPEFTGRQNIAFYSTLLGLDSAQVAAATPKIIEFAELNEFIDQPVRTYSSGMKSRLGFAVAIHVDPDILILDEILAVGDALFKRKCYAKMQEFFEAGKTIIYVSHEIDSISQLCKRAIFMDAGEIICDGPANVIVKKYHQYLYSPPETQKILKATFKDSGNVPDQHTPAATHSPNSAYHIDNFTPKSLIEYRNEDIDIDTPLILDDSGKPVNVLVFGQRYKYVVTYTSRSQKTFSNVAFGFEIKNQKGLAICSIESTRSYTQGLTCKQLMPGEKITASFEFHARFPGGVYFTNHGISSFANGEQQVLNRKVDAYCFKVMDSSQRIYGGLYSGIDTVFIDSYNNQLEFPVC is encoded by the coding sequence GTGGATAACCTTGCCATCAGCATACAAGACGTATCCAAGGCTTATAAACTTTATAAGTCGAGCTCCGATCGACTAAAGGAAGCGCTGCATCCGCTCGCCAGGAAATACCATCGCGACTTTTATGCAGTCAGGAATCTCAGCCTAGATATTGGCAAGGGCGACATTATCGGAATACTGGGCCGCAACGGTTGTGGCAAGTCCACCCTGCTCAAGCTCATCAGTGGCGTACTACAACCCAATACCGGCAGCATCCGGGTGAATGGCAAGATCACGGCACTGCTGGAACTGGGCGCAGGATTCAACCCAGAGTTCACTGGGCGACAGAACATCGCGTTCTACTCGACCCTGCTTGGCCTGGACAGCGCACAGGTCGCTGCGGCAACGCCCAAGATTATTGAATTCGCGGAACTCAATGAATTCATAGATCAGCCCGTTCGCACTTACTCCAGCGGCATGAAGTCTCGACTCGGCTTTGCCGTGGCCATTCATGTCGACCCAGACATTCTCATCCTTGACGAGATATTGGCCGTTGGTGATGCGCTGTTCAAGCGCAAGTGCTACGCCAAAATGCAGGAATTTTTCGAGGCCGGCAAGACCATCATCTATGTCTCGCATGAAATCGATTCGATTTCCCAACTTTGCAAGCGCGCCATCTTCATGGATGCCGGCGAAATCATCTGCGACGGCCCAGCCAATGTGATAGTAAAAAAATACCACCAATACCTCTACTCTCCGCCCGAGACGCAAAAGATACTCAAGGCAACATTTAAAGATTCTGGCAATGTGCCCGACCAGCATACCCCCGCGGCCACCCACTCGCCGAACTCGGCATATCACATCGATAACTTCACCCCCAAATCGCTCATTGAATATCGAAATGAAGATATCGACATAGACACACCACTCATTCTCGACGACAGCGGCAAACCGGTGAACGTACTGGTCTTTGGCCAGCGCTACAAATATGTCGTCACCTACACATCCCGCTCGCAGAAGACCTTCTCAAACGTCGCCTTCGGCTTCGAAATAAAGAACCAGAAGGGGCTCGCGATCTGCTCGATAGAATCGACACGCTCATATACGCAAGGCCTGACCTGTAAACAACTCATGCCAGGCGAGAAGATCACCGCATCCTTTGAGTTTCATGCTCGATTCCCCGGCGGCGTATATTTCACCAACCATGGCATCTCTTCATTTGCCAATGGTGAACAACAAGTTCTTAACCGGAAGGTCGACGCATACTGTTTCAAAGTCATGGATTCGTCACAGCGCATTTACGGCGGCCTGTACTCCGGAATCGACACGGTCTTTATTGACTCTTATAACAACCAACTAGAATTCCCTGTCTGCTAG
- a CDS encoding sulfotransferase domain-containing protein, whose protein sequence is MIIWLASYPRSGNTYFRVLLNSIFGVRTYSIHNDTHDIAADQPTSEVVGHEHLPDNFDLAHARLSDNIYVIKTHTPPQNETDKAIYLVRDGRESTVSYHKYLKNFYSSPLALYDVITGAAAFGTWGEHVNSWSPQTRPNTLLIKFEDLVSAPEEFYPRIADFIGIPASKQQAPSFKELQAINPKFFNSGKKDSWLHRMSEEEQLAFWMTNHEQMKAMGYSDNTPALLNSEYAPFFLSLGRQFNKQFQRANAAAQPRIQKLEQEKAELLADLEATRKKFDEMKRQQRETDAQLTELKQSNSAMGREIESLMKIKRHVDLLAKQSALRTPRKAWHIYRQLIEISNTADHT, encoded by the coding sequence ATGATCATCTGGCTCGCCTCTTACCCCCGCAGTGGTAATACGTATTTCAGGGTACTCCTGAATAGCATTTTTGGAGTAAGAACCTACTCCATTCATAATGACACCCATGACATCGCCGCGGATCAACCCACGTCAGAAGTTGTCGGCCACGAGCATCTCCCGGATAATTTTGACCTGGCGCATGCCCGCCTTAGCGACAACATCTACGTCATAAAGACACATACTCCGCCGCAGAACGAAACTGACAAGGCAATCTACCTTGTGCGCGATGGCCGGGAGAGCACCGTCTCTTACCACAAGTACCTGAAGAACTTCTATTCCTCTCCGCTTGCTCTGTACGACGTCATTACCGGCGCAGCCGCTTTCGGTACATGGGGGGAGCATGTCAACAGTTGGTCACCTCAAACCCGGCCAAACACCCTGCTGATAAAATTTGAAGATCTCGTCAGCGCCCCGGAAGAGTTCTATCCTCGCATAGCCGACTTTATCGGGATCCCCGCGTCAAAACAGCAAGCACCCTCATTCAAAGAACTGCAGGCAATCAATCCGAAATTCTTCAACTCCGGCAAGAAAGACTCTTGGCTCCATCGGATGTCAGAGGAAGAGCAGCTTGCATTCTGGATGACGAACCACGAACAAATGAAAGCCATGGGGTACTCAGATAACACCCCCGCGCTTCTCAATAGCGAATACGCTCCATTCTTCCTGTCGCTCGGCCGCCAGTTCAACAAGCAGTTCCAGCGCGCCAATGCTGCTGCCCAACCACGCATACAAAAACTGGAACAAGAAAAAGCCGAACTTCTTGCAGACCTAGAAGCCACCAGAAAAAAATTTGATGAGATGAAGCGTCAACAGCGGGAGACAGATGCGCAACTGACCGAGCTAAAGCAGAGCAACAGCGCCATGGGCCGAGAAATAGAGTCGCTCATGAAGATCAAAAGACACGTTGACCTATTGGCCAAACAGTCCGCTCTCCGAACCCCACGAAAAGCCTGGCACATTTACAGACAACTTATCGAAATCTCCAATACTGCAGATCACACATGA
- a CDS encoding glycosyltransferase yields MKLFIADPALSSFQGHHFSLTRTFSEAASKHDLRIIWLVSKRLPHGDYNLSGNVTIERAFSEGTYDAYAQAKKSASLIQPPPKSRLYRKAQVLYMRMPAPLRIMAKTVLRRIKPFDRLISATAQSHAPQAPTKRQHEELMHTLKKYPYSPEDSIFFHTSDAQTYFTIVELFVKSLPPEQWHTLPSLHLSTPYDEGIMPHNKTTITAATSIRYLRSLNLIDRQVFLHAENDLLAEHLSQQWSAPVKPLFIPQSPLPGEAQARPTRAITFSYLGAAREEKGFIYLAGAIEEFLAACKRDDIRFELQASPQIVGYAPAIKAAVDRLMSISDSRLHIITRPQSPADYDAALSRSDVLLLCYDPSRYAVRSSGIIFEALANGKIAITTEATFPSHIAQEAGLSVSYLSNSDFINCIMKIADNYDHYQKNAQARSRRFLEEVSPDKFFMDIRSGRASAHSFEEQQSTAIPAELPLGTPYRKLI; encoded by the coding sequence ATGAAGCTGTTCATCGCTGACCCGGCCTTATCCAGCTTTCAAGGCCACCATTTTTCGCTGACCCGTACCTTCAGCGAAGCCGCCAGCAAGCACGACTTGCGCATTATTTGGCTGGTAAGCAAGCGCCTTCCGCATGGCGACTACAACCTCTCGGGGAATGTGACCATTGAGCGCGCATTTTCCGAAGGGACCTATGACGCTTATGCGCAAGCCAAAAAAAGTGCGAGCCTGATTCAGCCGCCCCCCAAAAGCCGGCTCTATCGGAAAGCCCAAGTACTGTACATGCGCATGCCGGCACCTTTGCGAATCATGGCGAAGACTGTTCTGCGGAGAATAAAGCCATTTGACCGGCTCATTTCCGCCACTGCGCAATCGCATGCACCACAGGCACCGACAAAGCGCCAGCATGAAGAGCTCATGCATACGCTCAAAAAGTATCCGTACTCCCCCGAGGACAGTATTTTCTTTCACACCAGCGATGCTCAAACCTACTTCACTATCGTCGAGCTCTTCGTCAAGTCGTTGCCCCCAGAGCAATGGCACACACTGCCCAGCCTTCATCTTTCGACTCCTTACGATGAAGGCATAATGCCGCACAATAAAACGACCATCACCGCGGCCACCTCTATCCGCTACCTCCGGTCTCTCAACCTCATTGACCGCCAGGTTTTCCTGCATGCCGAGAACGACTTGCTGGCCGAGCACCTGTCACAACAGTGGTCCGCACCGGTCAAACCTCTTTTCATTCCTCAAAGCCCCCTGCCGGGCGAAGCTCAGGCCCGGCCAACACGGGCAATTACCTTTTCCTATCTAGGTGCGGCCCGCGAAGAGAAAGGCTTTATTTATCTTGCCGGCGCCATCGAGGAATTCCTCGCCGCCTGCAAGCGCGACGATATTCGATTCGAACTGCAGGCCTCTCCGCAGATTGTGGGCTATGCCCCGGCCATCAAGGCTGCAGTTGACAGGCTCATGTCAATTAGTGACTCGCGCCTGCATATCATTACCCGGCCACAAAGCCCCGCAGACTACGACGCCGCCTTGAGCCGATCCGACGTCCTGCTGCTTTGCTACGACCCCAGTCGTTATGCCGTACGCAGCTCCGGCATCATTTTCGAGGCACTGGCAAACGGAAAGATCGCCATTACCACGGAGGCGACCTTTCCCAGCCACATCGCTCAGGAAGCCGGCCTGTCCGTCAGCTACTTATCCAACAGCGACTTTATCAACTGCATCATGAAGATCGCGGACAACTACGACCATTATCAGAAAAATGCCCAGGCACGGAGCCGCAGATTCTTGGAGGAGGTTTCACCAGATAAATTTTTCATGGACATTCGGAGCGGTAGAGCTTCTGCGCACAGCTTCGAAGAGCAACAATCAACCGCAATACCAGCGGAGCTCCCGCTTGGAACTCCCTATAGAAAACTGATCTAA